The Uloborus diversus isolate 005 unplaced genomic scaffold, Udiv.v.3.1 scaffold_683, whole genome shotgun sequence genomic sequence AacgaaatttatttcttgttctaaaaacTGATGTTGAGCAGTtgcacataatttaaaattttgtttagctgttttctcacattttttaggtttttcttGCCTTTTGTTCATTCTACCTTTCGACTCAATGTTTCAATTAAAtttgctacatttttttctttgtaacttgtttcattttgtgtgtaaaatttattacagtgggatttttttttttttttttgaaagttattgcTTAACggctttttcttgaatagaatcatgcaataaatttctACTCTCAGTTCCATTTTGTCTTGGTTTTGTTTTGTTAGTTTTCTCTTTTTACTATTTAAGCTGTCTATTGTTCCTTCACGTGGCTTTTGTctgatgtctttacatccaaaagctcactaatttttcttgaaaaagaaattccctctaactctgaaacacgtgtatgcagtaagcTGCTAATTTTGAGCGTTAAAACATTGGTCATTACTATTTGCATCTAACTcagttaattttacagctatgaagataaaattcatcatcattagAGTGATGATCTGGATATGTTTCTATTACTCAATACTATTTAAATAGTGATAAAggtaaagaaaaaaactcaactgcAAAccgaaaattagcataaaatacgagttttagtgcagCAAAATTAGTAGAAGGAGGAGAGTATCAgcatttttttcttgtgtagatataAAGTAGGACTACTTGGTGTAAAATATTTAAGCTTAAACTTTTCTCCTGttctttgtacattttttttccttttaaaaatggcaaaaaatgtattttagcaaAGTTTGAAGGGAAATACCTCGAAAAGGACTgagtgaaataaaataacttgcaGATAACACACACTTTTATAATACGAACCTGTGATGAAAGTTTGgtgactgagactcaactggtaccAGAGTTACAGTGTATCAAAGTTGACCAAATATGGTATTGTGCTCACACAAAGTTTAacattaattcataaaaaaaattctactttccaaatatttaacagtaaaaaaagttcCTGTCCTGCATGCAATAgaaatttacacaaaaaataagaaaataaataattgaaatagaatGGGTAAACTTTATgaagaatatatataaaaatataataaatatattttttaaaaatcatattgctGCTTATATTTTCTGTGATTCAATAAACTAAATTCAGGCGATAGAAATTtgcgttaaataaataaataaatgtatagatAAATTCTCTCCCATATTCCAGactgaacaattattttatttaattattgttccaGTTAAGTTGTCTttaaaaatcttatataattaaaaactgagcgtatgtatctatgtatgtccaaacttcttctcccgaacgacagtgaactgaccatcgaaccaggtatcgatggattcgtattTTTTCCTTGCTCATGTTTGGCCATTTAACGTAATCCCCCAATAATAATtggcggagatatcaattaaaaactattaactatgacacttagatttcgacataacatcgctatttttcgaaggctttcctccattcaaattattattcagttcttCATCTCAACTTCCCACCACTATGCTTTTATTAagatgtatagcgtgaagaaaatcattgagatgaaagatctgtcgCCAttcttttttctcgaatatgaacagctaaaattcttgtttttgttttgaggcttttcctgtaataagGGGATAAAGAATGTTACTTTGTGgggttttttccgcaatctgcctcaaaatttcactgactttcttttttttttttgttttggttcaagcttgagtgttgaactcgcgtcacttgacataacttttattttcgaggtggaccgtgcaaagccgggcgacgcagctagtagttTATTGTCGTCTgcactatattttaatttatagccTGAGATGAGAGCTTATCTATATTATCTGTTATCTGCTATGGtaacgaaaaacatttttgagtttaaccatttttaattttagcgTTTGTGAGTAACTGTTAATTTAAGTTTTGTGTATTTCAAGGTAAGGTTGGTCTCAGTAGGCAGGAccttgcacagaaattttggggcccgtcacaaataacttttcctgGCTCCCTCTACATTGTttgcccctatatttcacccctagctTACAAAATATTGggaccccttcaggctcgggccagtACCAACAAGTATCCTTCcccacccccccaccccccgtgcacgcccctgtcaGTAGCTATTATTTCCTTTCTGAGTGTGTATAAAGAGCTGTGCTATTAAGTTTTAtatcaatatatttttgaactttgttttcaaaaaagtattttaacagtTTTATTGCTATATGCAACCCAATTAATATACTGTCAAGTTATAAGGGAGAATGACTAAAAATGATTTAGGGACAGAAAGCAAGGAATAAGATTAACAGTGCAtcgaaatttcaacatttttaatactttgaGTAGATAGTACATTTAACATATAATCTGATGAAATGAACACCTACTATATTTTTGTAACACACTCAGATCTTATAAGATTTAAGTTAAAAGGTGGATTATTACCATTAACGACGCTAAATATTATGAAATCTTTGGCCAACCTTAATGCACTATAACTCTAGTACAGTTGAGTCCCTCTCATCAAATTGCTACCATAGTTTTGTATCTTAAAAAGGTGTTACCAATAttaatttcacaatttttcactcggtcttttaaaatatttgactttaaactttgccaaaatacgattttttgccatttttgaaaaattttacctccaaaaaaagggaaggagttttcaagcttaaaatttttcaaacaagtcaTCCTACATTAtatctataaagaaaaaaaaactgagactctcctccttttatGAATTTTGCAGCAcaaaaactcgtattttatggcaatttttaatttgtagttgTGAATATTTTTCTTCACCTTTTTGACATCTTATATAGTATTGAGTAATAGAAACACATTTAGGCCATCATTTTAATGATGCTGGATTTTATTTTGGTTTGATAGCTGTATAATTAACGGAGTTGGATGAATTTTTgcgtaaaacatgtttttggtcGAAAAAAACGGCtacaaagtaaatttaaaatggcgcaaaaaataatgtatgaggcattttttttctcttcaattctTTTGAGCTCACTTGGTTTTTATGATTTCTAGTGGATTGACTCTCTTAGATCAAAACTATGTAAGGTTCGAAATGGCATTTCGTGTTACGTTTTTAACGAAGTGAAATGTATGAAACCGAATGACTTTCATAAGTAATCATTATACTTTTCTGTTTAACTGCTTATAAAAGTTTTATGTCGCCGACACGACGCGAAATCCTTCGTATACCTCCATGGCACCCCAGGGCTCCGAGGAACCCACTTTGGGAACctaaaaatgcaaagaaagaaacatttcaaCTGCATCTTAAACGGAAAATAATGGAGGGGAGGGGAAAGTAAAGGAAGGAGGTGTATCCTGAAAACTAGAAATAGATACATTAACTTTACATTATAAGCATGCATATGAGGGTGGagcgaaaaaaattgattttttaggaaCTGCTGTATCGCGGTTAAGTTGCGAttggagaaaatttaaaaaaaacaaaaaaacttttttttgaaaccagAAAATAACTTCGAAGtctaaaaattcaaagaaaaaaaaatcgaaaattttatgttttcttagtgagttttaaaaactttgttgaaatgttttttgtaatgCTCTCAGAAGGAAAAGTTACGAATGGTGTAgccttcagaaaaaaagaaaaatatttaaatcgaatAATTCCCTTTTGATCCAGGAACAAACCTGAAAagccgaaaaaaaattttcttttcttttgattaTTTGGAATCTTTTCTttctgactttaaaaaaaaaagtgttatttttttcttcttccagtAAACTaaaggaaatgttttttaaagagcACTGCATTATTCAAAAAAGGAACATGAAAATTATCTCAAGAAACAAGATTTTTAACATTCCTCTATTTCACAACactgttggtctttcaatcatatttcagatttttcttctgccaaggttatTCTTGGGTGTTCTCCGATTTATGATTTAGATCTTTTAAaatcctattacatttggaaaatttttgctttagtaGTTAATTATTTGTCAGGTATGCCCTCTTTCTCCGGgatttggaaatcttatctttaagaacttttttcagtttgtgacgtttttccgctctataggtgtcgttgctgttctgtgacgcaaTGCTTCCGGTTTTCATGTCcttttactttgcttccttccatttttcgTTCATTTGACTCGCGGCTAGCGACAGCCCCAAAAATTTATCACAAATGCTCTTTCTTCACTGCGCATTCATACTGCGCATTGCGGATGTCCGAGTTTCGGACTTCCGGCATCCATGTTGTTTGTTTACAGTTGTCATAGAAATTGTAATTTATAGCATAAGACAAACCCGTTGTCGCAAAAAATAAGTGTTTAGTTTCAAACTGCTTGATTCTGAtcgtataaataaaaatataaattatttcttcTTACGCAAAATAGATTATCGATCTGATGTTAACacacaaaaatttcattattattgcaCTTAAAAATGATCTATCATCATTTGCGCTATATATATTCACGATccacaacaaaataaaaatgcttgtagtgatatttttgttttttagatatCTGCTTAAATTTACCTTCAGACCAGGCTTATGCTAAAAATATTAAGATTAAGAATATTCTTGATTATAATACTGAGGCGTTTTTCAGAGAGTTGTTTTTGAAGATTATGGTAGAAAAGCGattctgaaaaataaacttcactatTATTGACAATTTGACTTCACTTATTAGCAGGATTGCCAAACGTCCCAGATTTTAAGGTTCTGTCCCGTATAATGAAAAGCTCCAAGAGAACATTGAcagagcctgatcatcctgacattgaacatggggcacatttctatttcagggtccccctaagatttttgaagacactgggaacgaaattcattttgtgccccccccccccattccagctttttttacatgttgactcaataaaatatttcaatacttgcgtttttacacaaccacactaaatttggtggtacctcatatcacaatgtaataaatacatttaaaaagtagaagagcaTCTTTTATTAAAGTAGAagagcatctttttaaaaaatagaaagaacagTTGTGTCCACCTTGCTGCTGATAAGGAAAGTACGTGGGAATCCTTGTCGCATCTCATCAATTACCATAACTGTAGATAGTTGAAATCCATATGGATTTGTGCCATGGGTACTATCAACACAAATGCAGTCCCCGGAGAATTTCCTCAACATTTCTTTCTGTACATTGTTCATAATCACTAAAATAAAGTCATCAGGTTTTAACAGGGGTTCGTCATCACAAAGAGTACCTTGTGGTTTGTAATATATGGTGCAATTCTTTTCATCCCTCGAATGTTCTAGCCAATATTCGACACTAACAGCGTCATTTTCATGTCGAACGACATCATTAAAAAGGCCGAAAGACTTTTTAATGTTGTGCAAGTCTTTGTTGGTCAATAAGTGCAGGCGCTGAAATCCTTCTGGTGAAACAGAGTCTCTAATTTCATCCAAAATGGTGTCAAATGGAACTTTTGCCGATATCTTGGCTGATAAAAATTCTTTATCTACAGCTGAAAGCTTAAGCCTTCCAATATCATTGGTGTGCCCAATGTGTGTACAGGTGAATTTCACAACACACTGGCCAGTCGTCTTCGATTGATTTAGAGAAATTTTCGCCGGACAATGGCCATCGATTTTGTTTGAACCTAGCAATTTGATGCATCGTTCTCCGGAAGAGTGACTTTTAAAGTGTCCAGATCGATGGCAATAAAATGATGAATAGGTAGAACTCTTTAAATCTTTCGAAGCTCTGGCTTTTACGTATGAAGTGCGGGTCTTCTTCTCTTCATCATCCTTCCACTTCATAAAGTcatccaaattcaaaaaatttaactcGATCGTAGTCACAGAAATGTCATGCACATTATCATAATGAGAAAGAATATCTTTTGATGGCACAAATGCATTGCAACAGACACATCGTTTTGAATCTCTAAATTGTTGGTCCTCCTTATGAGCATCTTTCATATGAAGAGTTTTTTGATTGTTGTTTGGAAAGGCTTCTGAGCAGAACTTGCactgaaaataaatattcttcGGTGCTGAAAAGTCATGCTCTCGCCGCTCATGAAATTTCAAATGGTGCAACTTTGTAAATTGACGAGTGCAAAAAGTGCACTTGAAGGCTTTTGCCTTGGTAGGAAATAAAGTCTCCAAGCTTTCAGGATGCTTCTCAGCAACATgacgtttcaaatttttcataaacttGAAATGTTTACCACAAATTTGGCAGTGGTTCACATCCTGTGAAGAAGCATCACATGTTTGGCCCTGAGAAGGGCCGTtttttggccctgaaaagggccgttTTGTTGGTCCTAAAAAGGACCGTTTgtttggtcctgaaaaggaccgttttgttggtcctgaaaaggaccgtttgtttggccctgaaaagggccgttTTGTTGGTCCTGAAAAGGGCCGTTTTgttggtcctgaaaaggaccgtttgtttggccctgaaaagggccttttgtttggccctgaaaagggccgttTGTGGGAACGCAATGGAAAATAAAACTCATTGTGGCAAGATGAAACAGCACGTGCGAAAAAATCAACAACGCTAAAATATAatgcctagaaagaatagtgtgccgatcggcgctttttccccttcgattcttgaagacaaaatgtatgaaaaccgctagagggcagtgcggtcgaggtgtacgttcaatttcgtggtgtttacattagtagacgcgggattttattacaatttagttccgcgtttctcttttttacctttatttcgtgaatatttcatgaaacagcgtttaaggcttttaatggaggcatcaaattTTAATcttagaagaagtaaagcttcatcttgtttcgtaccagggtgcaaaagcgGATACAAAACATGTAAagaaaaagtttcgttttttaaagctccaacagatgaagaaaaactaaagaagtggatctcgttaattcccaggctagataaagtttttgataaatattactcaatttgtgctctgcatttcgaaaaacattttattgaaacgcattataagcatattataaatggtgaggaagttttgattcctcgaggaaaccttttttgaaagatgaggcaattccgacaattttcccaaatctgccaacatactttactaaaaaaataccaaagcaaaggtccatcaggaattttgcagttaagaaaaatgttccctgtttgaaaaaaataaaacttgatctttccgcagatgaaactgaaataaccacctattacaaatgaaattgttcatattaatttgcctaacgaatattgggtttgtatgaaatttaaaaaatctccaaatattgtagtttttgtatataataaaaattatgtggaaaataatattgacgataaaaagatcattatttaagtagaagaaaatttacaaatcaatgctactattttagtCAAAGGTGTAAACAAAGATTATCCTGTCCTTAAATCAGTATCGGATGTCAGAAtgttgaatacttaggggccattcattaattacgtaaggatgattttgccaatttttgacccccctcccccctgtaagggtacgtaagaattttcaccccccccccccaatcttatgtaagattccatttcgtgtttcaaaatgataaaataacaaatcttgcatcgttacatcactggaatcgttattaaattcacattattaaattaaaccttttgcgtaaagaaatagttactgaaaagaatctaaactgaatgttttctcgacatttttt encodes the following:
- the LOC129233747 gene encoding uncharacterized protein LOC129233747; the encoded protein is MKDAHKEDQQFRDSKRCVCCNAFVPSKDILSHYDNVHDISVTTIELNFLNLDDFMKWKDDEEKKTRTSYVKARASKDLKSSTYSSFYCHRSGHFKSHSSGERCIKLLGSNKIDGHCPAKISLNQSKTTGQCVVKFTCTHIGHTNDIGRLKLSAVDKEFLSAKISAKVPFDTILDEIRDSVSPEGFQRLHLLTNKDLHNIKKSFGLFNDVVRHENDAVSVEYWLEHSRDEKNCTIYYKPQGTLCDDEPLLKPDDFILVIMNNVQKEMLRKFSGDCICVDSTHGTNPYGFQLSTVMVIDEMRQGFPRTFLISSKVDTTVLSIF